GACTATTCCGTATACtaaagtacccccccccccttactttAGTATCCGGAATAGTCCTGTTTGCTGTAAAGGGGGagacagtaaaataaaaaattttggttttttggttttttttaaatggttgAAATGCTTGAGTTCCCTGTGCTCTCAATCAATCGCCAGACTAAATGTAGTGACTTTCGGGTAATATATCACGTTTAAACACTCTGTAGTGAGTTTCCCGTGTGTGTTCACATGAGTCATGTGACACCGTGTCGTACGTATCCggtgtaaattcaatatttttagagACGGCTTTTCTATATTTCAAGTATCAGAACAATATACAGATGTCCCACATTacgtaaaaatgaatttatattctgGTTAGCATAACTAGAACATAGTGTAGTGAGTTTCAGGTGTAAAGTCTTGTGTAGTGAGTTTCGGCATCAtgcacgtgtgtgtgtgtgtgtgtgtgtgtgtgtgtgagagagagagagagagagagagagagagagagagagagagagagagagtttccccttattagctcacctgagctgaaaactcaagttTTTCTGATCATCTTTTGTCCTGAAAGGCACATATCAATGCATAATTCTAAACTGTCCGACTTTGACATTTTTAAACCACAATGatgtaaaattaattattttatataaatatatacatgtatatatatattttgtacactgtatattgcATTTTTGTGGACTTAAAATATGAAGACTTACTACCAAGAGCTTTATTCAATATTCCTAAAACCTCTAAGTTACCTGTACTGAAATTTTATGCATGTAGAACTGTTTATGTGTGAATATGTTTAAGTGGGTGGTGAATGTGAAATGTAACATTCCATTGGTATCACTCTAAGTTATTTGATAATATATGCATTTATGTTGAAATGGaaaaatgcaaatttaaaaACTCCACTGTTTTCTTCACTCCATTCTTCTGAATCTAATTGATAATGCCTAACCACAGTACTTGCTTCCAACGTATTTTGcttttgttgttgatttaaCTAACCCTCCCAGTTTTGTCGGTGTCGCTTTTCTTTGCAGGTAGATGTTTCTTTATTGGAGTTTTCTTGCTGTCGACTTTCGTTAAAATGTCTAGTGATGGATTGATCACTGTATTGACATCATAAACTCCAGATTTCTTCCTtccattttgaaatttaaaaacaatttggaCCATTGTTTCCCCTGAACAGCGGAAAATTTGCACTTCGTCAAATCAGACAAGAATTTTATTCatgataattttgatgcatgtatACCTGTAAAAATATTTCGGGAGAGACGAGAACATCTGAACAAAGTGCGTAACATCCATCACAGTGAGTGCGGGATACAGAACATAAAATTAAGAGAAAGCTCAtctttgatagaaaaaaagaaaagaaattattttgaatcGATAACCGATAATTACATCCGGAATATGTATATTTGAACGCACACACGTGATAAAATCTAATTTCCAATGAAAGAGGCTTTCTTCACGTAGCGTTCCATAATATCTACCCTTTCCAATCATATATAAATCTTGCATGAGCCtcgtattatatatatatataggtttcTGAATGAACTTGATTTGATCTTCAAGATACGGTATATTTCAAGAGTGATTCCAAGAAAAGTTGTGTATTCAAGTTGtgtatttcaatgaaatatattataataaGTAGGCTCGTTCTTCACGTTGTACATGAGGATTAGTCTCAGATTCGTTTTTCTTTCCTCCAGGGTATCTATTTCTTGGTATGTTACGTATAAATATAAtttagagcgagattaatataaaccttttggcttgtttctcaatctattacatgtataagacattgtttgtaaacattattatcgaattatttaccAATAAATATTGTTACgtataaatattttcagaaagtTATATAAAACACGAGTTACCAAACAAACACTGTTTTTTGTCACAATCATGTACACGTTTGATTTGTATGATATAATATAACacaggcgcggatccagaaattttttccaggaggggtcgaaccttttcacaaaatcgaacccgtgatataactcatttttcttataaatcgttatattgtaatttttttatctttgaaaattgcaagggggggggggggggggacccccccccccctagatcCGCGCATGTAACCAATAACGTAATTCatataatatcattttaaaaggtgtTATCTTCTAGAGGTGATGTACTATCAATCTGAACGTGAAGAAAAAGTATACTCGATCTTTTCAGGAATTGTGCAGCACCGGGTCCTTTTCCATGTTGATAATTAACTTTTCCAACATTGCTGCGAATGTTACCGTCATGTTGTCGAACaatgcatgaaataaaaatgaagccATTCTCTTTGTTTTTGGTCATTAATACTGGAGTCAAGGTCAGCCACGGAGAAGTGGCGGATTTCTGTGGAATTCAAGTAGTCGGAAAATCTATGAATGTAAGAACATGTAAAGCTGACAATTGTATAGATTAGAGGACCATTGTTAACTAAGACGCTTATGTAacttactccgtttacctgatcaggatatggggctcacggcgggtgtgaccggtcaacaggggatgcttactcctcctaggcacctcattctggtgtgtccaggggtccgtgtttgcccaactatctattttgtattgcttgtaggagttatgagattgatcactgttcgttatcttcaccttacattgtAATAGTAGCATTCTTTTTGGACTGAATACTAAAAAAATGGTGTACTTAGTTGTAGTCATATTCATTCAAAACAAGGTAAATGGTATTCTGACATCTTATACAAGTTAATTCAACGTCAGGGTAAAGTGATAGAACGCGCAACTTTAATTTGCTGATATTGCAAAAAAATATTTGGATGATATATGATTTGCCAAATTATTATTATACCCGGTATATACGATAAATTCACCATACTCAAAATTTTAAGAATATAAGAATGTCTTTTCTAAACCCTATATAAGGAAAGGGTATTTCGTTTTCTCTTTATAACCTCCATGCGTTTGATTCTTACATGACGGCGACAACCTTTCCTCCAACTCACTTTATCAACAGGATGaacatttcttaattttattaTATGTATTGCTACAATTCAACACTCCTAGTGTGGAAAAAGTTTAtaggttaaaaaaaaactgaaaaGGAAATCATTCTTGTCATGCATtgattaaatttgaatttagaatatcTCAACGATTTGATAATTTTGAGATAATTGTGAACAAAATTACGAATTTTGTCTGCTATTTCAGTGTCGTATAAACcatcatttgaaatattcttCACGTTATATCGATTTGACAAAGTCTGTAAAATTATATCACATGGTCTTACTCATATTTTAATTGAGTTTCCATCCAGCAAATGACGATCGACCAGACGAATCACTCTTTATGTCCCCACTACTCCAGGAGGCGTATGTTCGAACGTAAACATGGTCACCTTGGTTGACGTCCACAACAACCATGCCAGTCACCTGGTCGCCGTCTCTTGAATTAGCGTATGCAGCTCCAACCGCGGCAGAATTTACCATCAAGATGACCGACAGATCTGCTGCTCCATCATGTATGACTGTCCACGTAAACACATAGACACCCGACTGAGGAACGGCGAACACTCCTGAACCCGGATGGTAAGCTTGACCAACATTGGACTTCACGGTGTCAAATACGAGTGTATGCTGTCCTTGTTCTTTGTGACTGGTGGACATGTAAGCATAGAAAGCTATAATCGAAGTCGTCTGTGGTTGAATTCCTGCTAGTAGTCTCTCTGTAAGATGTTCAAAATATTTCCCGATGTACACGATTTCTGCATTAACCCTTCTGTTCTTAGTCTTAGATATTATATAGTTTTAAGGGACGTACTTGAATGTTGTTCCTGTGTGTTCCGCTTCTCCATCGGATAGGTGTCTTTCCCCTCTGTATCTGGGAAACCATCTCCCACCACTTCGAGCTGGCTGTTGTCTTTCTTTAGTTTCATTGCAAGTTCTGTCTGTTTGCGCAATCCCTTTTCCAATACAGCAATGcgatttttatgttttcttaaactATCGTGAAAATCTTGGTTGAGTTTTTTCACGTCTGTCAAATATTGATTCTCCAACCTCCTCATCCTGGACTCTAAATCGTTATTTCGATTCTCCAACCTCCTCATCCTGGACTCTAAATCGTTATTTCGGTCAACAAGGAAACGCACTGTCTGATAAAGACTCTCCATATTGTTCCCCAAATGGAACATATCCTCACTGATTGGTGCTCTCTGTTTTGAGTAACCCAGTTCTATTGACATGCTAGGCGAAAAAGAAAAGGCACCAAGAAGGACTAGGACCAGCATAACGTATTTAGCTGGTATACAGTCGATACGCTGCGTGCAGTCGTTCTGTAATTCCTTATCTACTGAAAGTTCAATATTCTTACTGCGATGACTTCCTTATCAGGTGTCGTCTGGAGATTATAAAGAGTCTACACTTAGCGACCTCCAGGCGTCACTCTCAAAAGAGGAGGTATGCAAGATGATATgcaaggtgaggataacgaacagtgatcaatctcataactcctacaagcaatacaaaataggtagttgggcaaacacggacccctggacacaccagaggtgggatcaggtgcctaggagaagtaagcatcccctgttgaccggtcacacccgccgtgagccccatatcctgatcaggtaaacggagttatccgcagtcaaatcagtgtgtcaagaacggctaacaatcggtatgaaacacgtcagacagcatttgacccaatacgaGGTTGCATTGACgatctagatcgttataacgaccatagaatttgcgaaatgctgacttcaatcgagactgttgaaatccctgtaccatcaacttgtttgtcagtagcttatctcgatttaaaaactgactatacccagaacaagctcttgcatattgaatcagttgagatatataaacaccatatgcaggtgataatggaatattgctacataaatgtgggaagttgacgatggagaagctgaaatcatcccgtttgtcatacagttgagccGTCAGTCTACTGTTAATGTCaactttcaacaaaatatctaagtatgaagcagaagtggtcgaccctgtggtgtcctttatttcgagctcacagggatatatcaaatggacatatgaatgaaagctatcattgttaacagacaaaacgtcatcgatacgGAAACattacacacaaaaaaaaaatcgaatgGATACCATTACTTTGCATTTTATAGTCATaacatttgatttggattttgTAGAGGATTCTAATCAGCAGAAAgtcaaatttaaaaatcatttcgTAATGACCTTCATTTATAGCACGGAATGAATTCAttgatatactagtatatgGGCCTATTTTTTCCAATTTGAATACACATCTTCCACGTTTGCAttgtacttagat
Above is a genomic segment from Ostrea edulis chromosome 3, xbOstEdul1.1, whole genome shotgun sequence containing:
- the LOC125674051 gene encoding complement C1q tumor necrosis factor-related protein 3-like, whose protein sequence is MLVLVLLGAFSFSPSMSIELGYSKQRAPISEDMFHLGNNMESLYQTVRFLVDRNNDLESRMRRLENRNNDLESRMRRLENQYLTDVKKLNQDFHDSLRKHKNRIAVLEKGLRKQTELAMKLKKDNSQLEVVGDGFPDTEGKDTYPMEKRNTQEQHSKRLLAGIQPQTTSIIAFYAYMSTSHKEQGQHTLVFDTVKSNVGQAYHPGSGVFAVPQSGVYVFTWTVIHDGAADLSVILMVNSAAVGAAYANSRDGDQVTGMVVVDVNQGDHVYVRTYASWSSGDIKSDSSGRSSFAGWKLN